Proteins encoded by one window of Brevibacterium atlanticum:
- a CDS encoding amidohydrolase family protein, with protein MTTPAHPRIFDSHLHIIDPSHPLIENNGFMPDPFTVADYQARIDGLGIAGGAVVSGSFQGFDQGYLVEALQALGFSYVGVTQLPPETSDGVIKSLDEAGVKALRFNVARGGSATLDDLERFARRVHDLVGWHSELYIDARTIDENLAAKIADLPAVSIDHLGMHADGLRNLLPLVERGVKVKATGFGRVELDPAEVVRLIVDTDPSALMVGTDLPSTRAERPFADSDLELIRDALTPDEADAVFWGNAAAFYLGENTSA; from the coding sequence ATGACCACGCCCGCACACCCGCGCATCTTCGACTCCCACCTGCACATCATCGATCCGAGTCATCCGCTCATCGAGAACAACGGCTTCATGCCCGATCCCTTCACGGTCGCCGACTACCAGGCCCGCATCGACGGTCTCGGCATCGCCGGCGGCGCCGTGGTCTCGGGATCGTTCCAGGGCTTCGACCAGGGCTACCTCGTCGAGGCACTGCAGGCGCTGGGTTTCAGTTATGTCGGTGTCACCCAGCTTCCGCCGGAGACCAGCGACGGCGTCATCAAGTCCCTCGACGAGGCGGGAGTCAAGGCGCTGCGCTTCAACGTCGCCCGTGGCGGGTCCGCCACCCTCGATGACCTCGAGCGCTTCGCCCGCCGGGTTCATGATCTCGTCGGCTGGCACTCCGAGCTCTACATCGACGCGCGCACGATCGATGAGAACCTCGCCGCGAAGATCGCCGATCTGCCGGCGGTGAGCATCGATCACCTCGGCATGCATGCCGACGGACTGCGCAACCTCCTTCCGCTCGTCGAACGAGGGGTCAAGGTCAAGGCCACCGGGTTCGGACGGGTGGAGCTCGACCCCGCCGAGGTGGTCCGCCTCATCGTCGACACCGACCCGAGTGCGCTCATGGTCGGCACCGACCTGCCCTCGACCCGGGCCGAACGCCCGTTCGCCGATTCCGACCTCGAACTCATCCGCGACGCCCTCACCCCCGACGAAGCCGACGCCGTGTTCTGGGGCAACGCAGCGGCGTTCTACCTCGGCGAGAATACCTCCGCCTGA
- a CDS encoding MFS transporter, whose product MTTPIPALGAVETPSRKPQSLRAAWPALVALCLTMLVEMVDNSILNIALPTIGRDLGASPTDLQWIVGAYSLTFGGLLMVGGTMGDKLGRRRTLLVGLALFGLAGLAVLLVTTPAQLIIVRALSGAFAAFIAPLTMSLIFRLFDLDELRNKAIGLIMVVSMIGFALGPTLAGLAIASWPWQALLVLNAPVAALAWLGVRFGIAPDDPADRRTGGADVPGAVLSVAALGFLLYGFTAGVENGWTAPLTIAVFAAGVLSLVGFIWREKTAADPMLDMKLLALPTVSGSAILQTATMIAMVGVMFVSTQLYQFAWGWTPLQAGLANLPFVVGMLLASPFVDRAVAKYGHRAASIGGVGLVLISLVIWIFALSHGFLWCAIGMLIMTFGMRTVMTTGAVALVGALPETHTSIGSALNDTAQELGNAVGVAIVGTIMATVLGSTLPQGAWDSAIVAGFIHSQQISFTVLAGIVLVLGFIGARTLTNSKATEDH is encoded by the coding sequence ATGACTACCCCAATCCCAGCTCTCGGCGCCGTCGAGACTCCGTCGCGCAAGCCGCAGAGTCTCCGCGCCGCCTGGCCCGCCCTCGTCGCCCTGTGCCTGACCATGCTCGTCGAGATGGTCGACAACTCCATCCTCAACATCGCGCTGCCGACGATCGGCCGCGACCTCGGCGCCTCACCGACCGATCTGCAGTGGATCGTCGGCGCCTATTCGCTCACCTTCGGCGGCCTGCTCATGGTCGGCGGCACGATGGGAGACAAACTCGGCCGACGGCGCACCCTCCTTGTCGGGCTCGCTCTCTTCGGACTCGCCGGACTCGCCGTGCTGCTCGTGACCACGCCGGCCCAGCTCATCATCGTGCGCGCCCTCTCCGGCGCTTTCGCCGCCTTCATCGCCCCGCTGACGATGTCCCTGATCTTCCGACTCTTCGATCTCGACGAGCTGCGCAACAAGGCGATCGGCCTCATCATGGTCGTGTCGATGATCGGCTTCGCGCTCGGTCCGACACTCGCCGGGCTCGCCATCGCCAGCTGGCCATGGCAGGCCCTCCTCGTGCTCAATGCACCCGTGGCAGCCCTGGCCTGGCTGGGTGTGCGCTTCGGTATCGCCCCCGATGATCCCGCCGACCGTCGCACCGGCGGCGCCGACGTACCCGGAGCCGTGCTCTCGGTCGCCGCGCTCGGCTTCCTCCTCTACGGCTTCACCGCCGGAGTCGAGAACGGCTGGACGGCCCCGCTGACCATCGCCGTCTTCGCCGCCGGCGTGCTCTCACTGGTGGGCTTCATCTGGCGGGAGAAGACTGCGGCGGATCCGATGCTCGACATGAAGCTGCTCGCGCTGCCGACGGTCAGCGGCTCGGCGATCCTCCAGACCGCGACGATGATCGCCATGGTCGGTGTCATGTTCGTCTCCACTCAGCTCTACCAGTTCGCCTGGGGGTGGACGCCGCTGCAGGCCGGGCTCGCGAACCTGCCGTTCGTCGTCGGTATGCTCCTCGCCAGTCCGTTCGTCGACCGTGCCGTCGCGAAGTACGGTCACCGCGCGGCATCGATCGGCGGCGTCGGCCTCGTCCTCATCAGCCTCGTCATCTGGATCTTTGCGCTCTCGCACGGATTCCTCTGGTGCGCGATCGGCATGCTCATCATGACCTTCGGCATGCGGACCGTGATGACCACCGGCGCCGTCGCGCTCGTGGGCGCACTGCCCGAGACGCACACTTCGATCGGTTCGGCGCTCAATGACACCGCGCAGGAGCTCGGCAATGCCGTGGGTGTGGCGATCGTCGGCACCATCATGGCCACCGTGCTCGGGTCGACGCTGCCGCAGGGTGCCTGGGATTCGGCGATAGTCGCCGGCTTCATCCACTCCCAGCAGATCTCGTTCACCGTACTCGCCGGCATCGTCCTCGTCCTCGGGTTCATCGGGGCGCGGACACTGACGAACTCGAAGGCCACCGAGGATCACTGA
- a CDS encoding TRAP transporter permease, translated as MSERTAGSATADPALQTNVDDLIAQYDEELPQRTLTRRLDLGVGVVCFVVSLFVLDQVFFPLRQGNQFYLMWFLAFVLPLVFVCYRPGFGRKAEAADKAADKAAGKAADKAADKAADKAADAAGSATAGAPDGVEDGSADEGTGRRSGGAASAKPGTTNPTKRANSTKRAKNDNPSIIDWALVVITFLTCAYPVLPFFSGGFNEFLNRQGSLTTLDVIMGGVLLLLILEATRRTTGLILPIFCVAFFLYSYYGSYIPVSWPGSHAGQNFDQIVNALYNDASGFYGIPLDVAATYIVLFTIYGAVLDKTGAASFFIDLSFSLFKKSKAAPGRTVALSGFLLGTVSGSGTATAVSLGAVTWPVLKRAGYPKENAGGMLAASGIGAILSPPTLGAAAFIIAELLNVSYGLVLLWAVVPTLLYYLGIFLAIEIDSRKIEVDYSPPPGLRSWPIFKKGFYHFISLGIIVVFLALGMAPFKAVVYATLVGIGFGIIEIILARRSEPTGILRAVWDVFYGALSTGIRSVLPVTSVCAAAGIIVSTITKTGLGQVISDILIRGAQAFSTDPTVVLVLTCIFAAVAVTVLGLAVPVTASFIISWVIVGPALITLGVPEAAAAMFIFYYAVLSEVSPPTALAAVASSAITGGRVIATMWQACKYAIPAFLVPLAFTFTPEGAALVAQGGFVGAVWTGVVSAFAVAALAAGAGGWIIRRAGWPERILCFIAAGALLYLQPLSMIVGFAALVLAVVIHLVIRRGGGAVAGDATSASAGDRSASAGSATGTDSTAASARVMTNSDGHLGDGDDELNGRLGDGDDELRRHLE; from the coding sequence ATGTCCGAACGGACGGCCGGATCAGCAACAGCGGACCCTGCACTGCAGACCAACGTCGATGACCTGATCGCGCAGTATGACGAGGAACTGCCGCAGCGCACTCTGACCCGTCGGCTCGACCTCGGCGTCGGTGTCGTCTGCTTCGTCGTCTCCCTGTTCGTGCTCGACCAGGTGTTCTTCCCGCTGCGACAGGGCAACCAGTTCTATCTCATGTGGTTCCTCGCCTTCGTGCTGCCGCTCGTCTTCGTCTGCTATCGGCCCGGCTTCGGCCGCAAGGCTGAAGCCGCCGACAAAGCCGCCGACAAAGCCGCCGGCAAAGCCGCCGACAAAGCCGCCGACAAAGCCGCCGACAAAGCCGCGGACGCGGCGGGATCGGCCACCGCCGGGGCCCCGGACGGGGTCGAGGACGGAAGCGCAGACGAGGGCACGGGCCGACGCTCGGGTGGGGCCGCCTCGGCGAAACCGGGCACGACGAACCCGACGAAACGTGCGAACTCCACGAAACGTGCGAAGAACGACAACCCGTCGATCATCGACTGGGCGCTCGTCGTCATCACCTTCCTCACCTGCGCCTACCCGGTGCTGCCGTTCTTCTCCGGAGGGTTCAATGAATTCCTCAACCGGCAGGGGTCCCTGACGACGCTCGACGTCATCATGGGCGGTGTCCTGCTGCTGCTCATCCTCGAAGCCACCCGGCGGACCACCGGGCTCATCCTGCCGATCTTCTGCGTCGCCTTCTTCCTCTACAGCTACTACGGCTCGTACATTCCCGTGAGCTGGCCGGGCTCGCATGCCGGGCAGAACTTCGACCAGATCGTCAACGCGCTCTACAACGACGCTTCCGGCTTCTACGGCATTCCGCTCGACGTGGCCGCGACCTACATCGTGCTCTTCACCATCTACGGTGCCGTGCTCGACAAGACCGGCGCCGCCAGCTTCTTCATCGACCTCAGCTTCTCCCTGTTCAAGAAGTCGAAGGCCGCGCCCGGCCGGACCGTGGCGCTGTCGGGCTTCCTCCTCGGCACCGTCTCCGGCTCCGGCACCGCCACCGCTGTCTCCCTCGGAGCGGTGACCTGGCCGGTCCTCAAACGGGCCGGGTACCCGAAGGAGAACGCCGGCGGAATGCTCGCCGCCTCCGGCATCGGCGCCATCCTGTCCCCGCCGACACTCGGTGCGGCCGCGTTCATCATCGCCGAACTCCTCAACGTCTCCTACGGACTCGTCCTCCTCTGGGCCGTCGTTCCCACCCTCCTGTACTACCTCGGCATCTTCCTCGCCATCGAGATCGACTCCCGCAAGATCGAGGTCGACTACTCCCCGCCGCCGGGACTGCGGTCGTGGCCGATCTTCAAGAAAGGCTTCTACCACTTCATCTCGCTGGGCATCATCGTCGTCTTCCTCGCGCTCGGCATGGCACCGTTCAAAGCTGTCGTCTACGCCACGCTCGTCGGCATCGGATTCGGCATCATCGAGATCATCCTCGCCCGCCGCAGCGAACCGACTGGGATCCTCCGCGCCGTCTGGGACGTATTCTACGGAGCGCTGTCGACGGGAATCCGCTCCGTTCTGCCGGTCACCAGCGTGTGCGCGGCCGCCGGGATCATCGTTTCAACGATCACGAAGACCGGCCTCGGCCAGGTCATCTCCGACATCCTCATCAGAGGTGCGCAGGCGTTTTCGACCGATCCGACGGTCGTTCTGGTCCTCACCTGCATCTTCGCCGCCGTCGCCGTGACCGTTCTGGGCCTGGCGGTGCCGGTGACCGCCTCCTTCATCATCAGCTGGGTCATCGTCGGCCCCGCGCTCATCACCCTCGGCGTCCCCGAGGCGGCGGCCGCGATGTTCATCTTCTACTACGCCGTCCTCTCCGAGGTCTCTCCGCCGACCGCGCTGGCCGCGGTCGCCTCCTCGGCGATCACCGGCGGCCGCGTCATCGCCACGATGTGGCAGGCGTGCAAGTACGCGATCCCGGCCTTCCTCGTTCCGCTCGCCTTCACTTTCACCCCGGAAGGTGCCGCTTTGGTCGCGCAGGGCGGGTTCGTCGGCGCAGTGTGGACCGGTGTCGTCTCGGCCTTCGCGGTGGCTGCGCTCGCCGCCGGAGCGGGCGGATGGATCATCCGCCGCGCCGGCTGGCCCGAGCGGATCCTGTGCTTCATCGCCGCCGGAGCGCTGCTCTACCTGCAGCCGCTGTCGATGATCGTCGGATTCGCCGCCCTCGTCCTCGCCGTCGTCATCCATCTGGTCATCCGCCGAGGCGGGGGTGCGGTGGCGGGGGACGCGACGTCCGCCTCGGCGGGGGATCGCAGTGCGTCGGCGGGCTCGGCGACGGGGACCGACTCAACGGCCGCCTCGGCGAGGGTGATGACGAACTCCGACGGCCACCTCGGCGACGGGGACGACGAACTCAACGGCCGCCTCGGCGACGGGGATGACGAACTCAGACGACACCTCGAATGA
- a CDS encoding TetR family transcriptional regulator, with amino-acid sequence MDLSRSGGHILETASALCTEGADAIGVDRIVAESGVPKPTLSAQFSSQARLIAEVLRPRLLPHTRRPPHLPQRPPEHRQPLQLLPGRLDERITRRRTHSPHGVHRPAGEDRAAYPPRGARVR; translated from the coding sequence ATGGATCTGTCCCGATCCGGCGGGCACATCCTCGAGACCGCCTCCGCCCTCTGCACCGAAGGCGCCGATGCCATCGGCGTCGACCGCATCGTCGCGGAGTCAGGGGTGCCGAAGCCGACGCTCTCTGCGCAGTTCAGTTCGCAGGCGCGGCTCATCGCCGAGGTGCTCCGACCACGGCTCCTGCCGCACACTCGCCGTCCACCTCATCTGCCGCAACGCCCGCCAGAACATCGCCAGCCGCTACAACTACTGCCAGGGAGACTCGATGAGCGAATCACTCGCCGCCGGACTCACTCACCGCATGGAGTACACCGTCCCGCCGGAGAGGACCGTGCCGCATATCCTCCCCGAGGCGCCCGGGTTCGCTGA
- a CDS encoding thioesterase family protein yields the protein MSESLAAGLTHRMEYTVPPERTVPHILPEAPGFAEMPDVLATGYMVAIIEWACVESIKDHLGEDDLTLGTHVDLSHQAPTVPGSTVTIDVTVTHADHRSLEFAVEARDEHAVISVGTHKRGIVSRTRFDERIAAQAH from the coding sequence ATGAGCGAATCACTCGCCGCCGGACTCACTCACCGCATGGAGTACACCGTCCCGCCGGAGAGGACCGTGCCGCATATCCTCCCCGAGGCGCCCGGGTTCGCTGAGATGCCCGACGTCCTCGCCACCGGATATATGGTCGCCATCATCGAATGGGCGTGCGTCGAATCGATCAAGGACCACCTCGGCGAAGATGATCTCACCCTGGGCACCCACGTCGACCTCAGCCATCAGGCACCCACGGTTCCGGGGTCGACGGTGACGATCGATGTCACTGTGACTCATGCGGACCACCGCAGTCTCGAGTTCGCCGTCGAAGCTCGCGACGAGCATGCCGTCATCAGCGTCGGCACGCATAAGCGCGGCATCGTCAGCCGCACACGCTTCGACGAGCGCATCGCCGCGCAGGCGCACTGA
- a CDS encoding ABC-ATPase domain-containing protein, which translates to MSPQRSNLADTLHGLDGRSYGNLKQIRGRYRFGSVTLFVDRVQADPFASPSKVRVRIEHADAKLPPELITDRQDRIAAADYLLRAGNTALGRFDRKAIILGRPGQEVLERTNVRIDDAGVEARLLVNLPARGRRILGHRAADLLTQDLPDLARAMFLCEKWNGGVDGFRQHVQLHRDQLELRDHLGEAGLVGFIGNGAILPRSAGDSDEPMDAAHAVPFASPPELEHTVELSSGRSLTGMGIPCGVTVIVGGGYHGKSTILRALERGVHPHIAGDGREWVIADPGATAIRAEDGRAVTGDDISPFIANLPSGTDTRSFSTTNASGSTSQAANLVEAIEVGARTLLIDEDTSATNFMIRDSRMRALIPAEREPITPFVDRVRPLLDRRGVSTVLVAGGSSAFFEVADHVIALDAYIPRDVTEQAHELVGIDPAALSGAVTDDDAVTDDDSVGTPAPRVPTAKALRPASKTKSARAKGTDRIQFGRAFIDLLAVSQIVDAQQTAGVAEALEYLAEIFDGRTAITEALAEIDEMLDEQGIDGLTGHRDHPGHITRPRAQEIAAALNRYRELRLVE; encoded by the coding sequence ATGAGCCCCCAACGATCGAATCTCGCGGACACACTGCACGGACTCGACGGCCGCAGCTACGGCAATCTCAAGCAGATCCGAGGGCGCTACCGGTTCGGTTCGGTCACCCTGTTCGTCGACCGCGTCCAGGCCGACCCCTTCGCCTCGCCGTCGAAGGTGCGTGTGCGCATCGAGCATGCTGACGCAAAACTCCCGCCCGAACTGATCACTGATCGGCAGGACCGCATCGCCGCAGCCGACTACCTGCTCCGCGCCGGCAACACCGCGCTGGGCCGGTTCGACCGGAAGGCGATCATCCTCGGCCGCCCCGGCCAGGAGGTGCTCGAGCGCACGAACGTGCGCATCGACGATGCCGGTGTCGAAGCGCGACTGCTGGTCAATCTGCCCGCTCGCGGCCGGAGGATCCTCGGCCATCGCGCCGCCGATCTCCTCACCCAGGATCTGCCGGACCTCGCTCGTGCGATGTTCCTGTGTGAGAAATGGAACGGCGGCGTCGACGGATTCCGTCAGCATGTGCAGCTCCACCGCGATCAGCTGGAGCTGCGGGACCACCTCGGTGAGGCCGGCCTGGTCGGCTTCATCGGCAACGGCGCGATCCTCCCCCGCAGCGCAGGCGACTCGGATGAACCGATGGACGCCGCGCATGCCGTCCCCTTCGCTTCTCCTCCCGAGCTCGAGCACACGGTGGAACTCTCGAGCGGCCGCAGCCTCACGGGCATGGGGATCCCCTGCGGGGTCACCGTCATCGTCGGCGGCGGCTACCACGGCAAATCGACGATTCTGCGCGCACTCGAACGCGGCGTCCATCCGCACATCGCCGGCGACGGACGCGAATGGGTCATCGCGGATCCCGGCGCCACCGCGATTCGCGCCGAAGACGGTCGAGCCGTGACCGGAGACGATATCTCTCCCTTCATCGCCAATCTCCCATCCGGTACTGACACGAGATCCTTCTCGACGACGAATGCGAGCGGGTCGACCTCACAGGCGGCCAACCTCGTGGAGGCGATCGAGGTCGGCGCGCGCACGCTGCTCATCGACGAGGACACCTCGGCGACGAATTTCATGATCCGTGACAGTCGGATGCGCGCCCTCATCCCTGCAGAACGGGAGCCGATCACCCCCTTCGTCGACCGGGTCCGACCTCTGCTCGACCGCCGAGGTGTCTCCACGGTGCTCGTCGCCGGCGGCTCGAGCGCATTCTTCGAGGTCGCCGACCACGTCATCGCCCTCGACGCCTACATCCCACGCGACGTCACGGAGCAGGCGCACGAACTCGTCGGCATCGACCCCGCAGCACTCTCGGGTGCAGTCACCGATGACGACGCCGTCACTGATGACGACTCCGTCGGTACCCCGGCGCCGCGGGTCCCGACGGCGAAGGCTCTGCGTCCGGCCTCGAAGACGAAGTCCGCGCGGGCCAAGGGCACGGACCGGATCCAGTTCGGCAGGGCCTTCATCGATCTCCTCGCCGTCTCTCAGATCGTCGATGCCCAGCAGACGGCTGGCGTCGCCGAGGCCCTCGAATACCTCGCGGAGATCTTCGACGGTCGGACCGCGATCACCGAGGCGCTGGCGGAGATCGATGAGATGCTCGACGAGCAGGGCATCGACGGACTCACCGGTCATCGCGACCACCCGGGACACATCACCCGGCCCCGTGCTCAGGAGATCGCCGCCGCGCTCAATCGCTACCGCGAGCTCCGCCTCGTCGAGTGA
- a CDS encoding TAXI family TRAP transporter solute-binding subunit, which translates to MKRTKMFTIAAAALAAVLTMSSCGGKREAEPAAEGGDGCTAASGQITIATGNSTGVYYVLGGGLAQVISDNTDLKATASETGASVQNLQQLAKGDFDIAFSLADTAADAVSGDADFKEAEDISALSRIYDNFTHVVVRKDAKIESVEDFKGKTISTGSPKSGTEVIANRLIESAGLKDGDVTKQRLDLSKTVDGMKDGTIDGMVWSGGLPTAGITDLFTSNGGDVEFLDISDLEDKMKEINPVYEVAEIPGDTYKGVDTVKTIVTPNVLMVRNDMDEGTACALTKLIFDKQDDLVKVHAAAKEISADTAEPPEPITLHPGSQNALDELNN; encoded by the coding sequence ATGAAGCGAACGAAGATGTTCACGATCGCCGCGGCAGCCCTGGCCGCGGTGCTGACCATGAGCTCGTGCGGCGGCAAACGCGAAGCCGAACCCGCTGCCGAGGGTGGGGACGGCTGCACCGCCGCCTCGGGACAGATCACCATCGCCACAGGCAATTCGACGGGTGTGTACTACGTGCTCGGCGGTGGTCTGGCGCAGGTGATCTCGGACAACACGGACCTCAAGGCGACCGCCTCGGAGACCGGTGCTTCCGTGCAGAACCTCCAACAGCTGGCCAAGGGCGACTTCGACATCGCGTTCTCGCTGGCCGACACGGCCGCCGACGCGGTCTCCGGAGACGCGGACTTCAAGGAGGCCGAGGACATCTCAGCGCTGAGCCGCATCTACGACAACTTCACCCACGTGGTCGTGCGCAAGGACGCGAAGATCGAGTCGGTGGAGGACTTCAAGGGCAAGACCATCTCGACGGGATCGCCGAAATCCGGCACCGAGGTCATCGCCAACCGCCTCATCGAATCCGCCGGGCTCAAGGACGGCGACGTGACCAAGCAGCGCCTCGATCTGTCGAAGACCGTCGACGGGATGAAGGACGGCACGATCGACGGGATGGTGTGGTCTGGCGGCCTGCCGACTGCGGGCATCACCGACCTGTTCACCTCGAACGGAGGCGACGTCGAATTCCTCGACATCTCCGACCTCGAGGACAAGATGAAGGAGATCAACCCCGTCTACGAGGTGGCCGAGATTCCCGGCGACACCTACAAAGGCGTCGATACCGTCAAGACGATCGTGACCCCGAACGTGCTCATGGTCCGCAACGATATGGACGAAGGCACCGCCTGCGCCCTGACGAAGCTGATCTTCGACAAGCAGGACGACTTGGTCAAAGTCCACGCCGCAGCGAAGGAGATCAGCGCCGACACCGCCGAACCGCCCGAACCGATCACCCTGCACCCGGGATCGCAGAATGCCCTCGACGAGCTGAACAACTAG
- the thiC gene encoding phosphomethylpyrimidine synthase ThiC yields MTAFTPETSVPATASRNSPALQEALQEDATTRNISDRSTEESSAGESCTLEQYSTHSPAWLEDTEHDIRVPVTRIELDDSNGLANDPVEVYRTVGPGSVPEEGLPALRFPWIDSRLDSETYEARGHLIADDGRAAVRRGAPSQQWRGRKPVPRRAKPGRTVTQMHYARQGVITPEMRFVALREQCNVELVRSELAAGRAIIPNNINHPESEPMIIGKAFLVKINANIGNSAVTSSIAEEVQKLRWAAKWGADTLMDLSTGNDIHTTREWIIRNSPIPIGTVPIYQALEKVDGDANALTWEIYRDTVIEQCEQGVDYMTVHAGVLLRYVPLTANRVTGMVSRGGSIMAGWCLAHHEENFLYTHFDELCEIFARYDVAFSLGDGLRPGSIADANDAAQFAELDTLAELTERAWAHDVQVMVEGPGHIPLHLVRENVERQQELCHGAPFYTLGPLVTDIAPGYDHITSAIGATEIARYGTAMLCYVTPKEHLGLPDRDDVKTGVITYKIAAHAADVAKGHPGATARDDALSKARFEFRWRDQFGLGLDPETAEAFHDETLPAEPAKTAHFCSMCGPKFCSMRISQDIRDTYGSAEAQAALAGMQQKSREFLASGGKVYLPEPTVGPDEV; encoded by the coding sequence ATGACTGCATTCACCCCTGAAACATCCGTCCCAGCCACTGCTTCACGCAACTCGCCTGCTCTGCAGGAAGCCCTGCAGGAAGACGCCACCACGCGCAACATCTCCGATCGCAGCACTGAGGAATCCTCGGCCGGCGAATCGTGCACCCTCGAGCAGTATTCGACCCATTCCCCGGCGTGGCTCGAGGACACCGAGCACGACATCCGCGTTCCCGTCACCCGCATCGAACTCGACGACTCCAACGGACTGGCCAACGACCCCGTCGAGGTCTACCGCACCGTCGGGCCGGGCAGCGTCCCAGAGGAGGGCTTGCCCGCGCTGCGGTTCCCCTGGATCGACTCCCGCCTCGACAGCGAGACCTACGAGGCCCGCGGCCACCTCATCGCCGATGACGGACGCGCCGCCGTCCGCCGAGGTGCGCCCTCGCAGCAGTGGAGAGGTCGCAAACCGGTTCCCCGCCGTGCCAAGCCCGGACGGACGGTCACCCAGATGCACTACGCCCGCCAAGGCGTCATCACCCCGGAGATGCGCTTCGTCGCCCTGCGCGAGCAGTGCAATGTCGAGCTCGTCCGCTCGGAGCTCGCGGCTGGCCGTGCGATCATTCCGAACAACATCAACCACCCCGAGTCCGAACCGATGATCATCGGCAAGGCATTCCTCGTCAAGATCAACGCGAACATCGGCAATTCCGCCGTCACCAGCTCCATCGCCGAGGAGGTGCAGAAGCTGCGATGGGCCGCGAAGTGGGGTGCCGACACCCTCATGGACCTCTCGACCGGCAACGACATCCACACCACCCGGGAGTGGATCATCCGCAACTCCCCCATCCCCATCGGCACGGTCCCGATCTACCAGGCGCTGGAGAAGGTCGACGGTGATGCGAACGCTCTGACCTGGGAGATCTACCGAGACACCGTCATCGAGCAGTGTGAGCAGGGCGTGGACTACATGACCGTGCATGCCGGTGTGCTGCTGCGCTACGTCCCGCTCACAGCCAACAGGGTCACCGGGATGGTCTCCCGCGGCGGGTCGATCATGGCCGGCTGGTGCTTGGCTCATCATGAGGAGAACTTCCTCTACACGCACTTCGACGAACTCTGCGAGATCTTCGCCCGCTACGACGTCGCCTTCTCACTCGGCGACGGACTGCGGCCAGGCTCGATCGCCGACGCCAACGATGCCGCCCAGTTCGCCGAACTCGACACCCTCGCCGAACTCACCGAACGCGCGTGGGCCCACGACGTCCAGGTGATGGTCGAAGGGCCAGGGCACATTCCGCTCCACCTCGTGCGCGAGAACGTCGAGCGCCAGCAGGAGCTGTGCCACGGGGCGCCGTTCTACACCTTGGGTCCCCTCGTGACCGACATCGCGCCCGGCTACGATCACATCACCTCGGCGATCGGGGCGACCGAGATCGCCCGCTACGGCACGGCGATGCTCTGCTACGTCACCCCGAAGGAGCACCTCGGCCTGCCCGACCGCGACGACGTCAAGACCGGGGTCATCACCTACAAGATCGCCGCACATGCTGCGGACGTCGCGAAGGGCCACCCCGGCGCGACTGCCAGGGACGATGCGCTGTCGAAGGCGCGGTTCGAGTTCCGGTGGCGCGATCAGTTCGGCCTCGGCCTCGACCCGGAGACCGCAGAGGCGTTCCACGACGAGACGCTGCCCGCGGAACCGGCCAAGACCGCGCACTTCTGTTCGATGTGCGGTCCGAAGTTCTGCTCGATGCGCATCTCTCAGGACATCCGCGACACCTACGGCAGCGCCGAGGCGCAGGCGGCTCTGGCCGGAATGCAGCAGAAGAGCCGCGAGTTCCTCGCCTCGGGCGGCAAGGTCTACCTCCCCGAACCGACAGTCGGCCCCGACGAGGTCTGA